In Thermus caldifontis, one genomic interval encodes:
- a CDS encoding carbon-nitrogen hydrolase family protein: protein MRVALAHLGKRRSVSELLKALLPLVERAQGEGALALLLPELVLGKQREDALPQALKALAEENRIPVVAGFLAPGPRNRLGVFPQGPSYDKVHPYLAWGEEGDEGIAPGEGPVIWEFGDTGFGLALCYDLDFPELFRSYALMGAEGFLVGSAWPGEYRELLVVLARARAAENQAYLLLANRADTGSPSLAVGPDGRLLGLREEEGLLLVDLDLAFLKEYRARYPILGHRRPEAYRLW, encoded by the coding sequence GTGCGGGTAGCCCTAGCCCACCTGGGCAAAAGGCGTAGCGTTTCCGAGTTGCTCAAGGCCCTCCTACCCCTGGTAGAAAGGGCGCAAGGGGAGGGGGCCTTGGCCCTCCTCCTTCCCGAGCTGGTCCTGGGAAAGCAAAGGGAAGACGCCCTTCCCCAGGCCCTTAAGGCCCTGGCTGAGGAAAACCGGATACCGGTGGTGGCAGGCTTCCTGGCCCCTGGCCCCAGGAACCGGCTTGGCGTCTTCCCCCAGGGTCCCTCCTACGATAAGGTGCATCCCTACCTGGCGTGGGGCGAGGAGGGGGATGAGGGGATTGCGCCCGGGGAAGGCCCCGTGATCTGGGAGTTTGGGGATACGGGGTTCGGGCTTGCCCTTTGCTACGATCTGGACTTCCCCGAGCTGTTTCGCAGTTATGCCCTGATGGGCGCCGAGGGCTTTCTGGTGGGCTCGGCCTGGCCCGGGGAGTATAGGGAGCTTCTTGTGGTTCTGGCCCGGGCCCGGGCTGCGGAGAACCAGGCGTACCTGCTCCTCGCCAACCGTGCGGACACGGGAAGCCCTTCCCTGGCGGTGGGCCCTGATGGGCGGCTTCTCGGCCTTCGGGAAGAGGAGGGCCTTCTCCTGGTGGACCTGGACCTGGCCTTCCTGAAGGAGTACCGCGCCCGCTACCCCATCCTCGGCCACCGGCGGCCGGAAGCCTACCGCCTCTGGTAA
- the gap gene encoding type I glyceraldehyde-3-phosphate dehydrogenase: MKVGINGFGRIGRQVFRILHGRGVEVALINDLTDNKTLAHLLKYDSIYHRFPGEVGYDDENIYVNGKPIRATAIKDPKELPWGSLGVDVVIESTGVFTDADKAKAHLEAGAKKVIITAPAKGEDITIVMGVNHEQYDPARHHIISNASCTTNSLAPVMKVLEEAFGVEKALMTTVHSYTNDQRVLDLPHKDLRRARAAAINIIPTTTGAAKATALVLPSLKGRFDGSALRVPTATGSISDITAVLRREVTAEEVNAALKAAAEGPLKGILAYTEDEIVLQDIVMDPHSSIVDGKLTKALGNLVKVFAWYDNEWGYSNRVADLVELVLKKGV, translated from the coding sequence ATGAAGGTAGGCATCAACGGATTCGGCAGAATCGGTCGCCAGGTGTTCCGTATTCTTCATGGGCGGGGCGTGGAGGTGGCCCTCATCAACGACCTGACCGACAACAAGACCCTAGCCCATCTTTTGAAGTACGATTCCATCTACCACCGCTTCCCTGGGGAGGTGGGGTACGATGACGAGAACATTTACGTGAACGGCAAGCCCATCCGGGCCACGGCCATAAAGGATCCCAAGGAGCTTCCTTGGGGAAGCCTGGGTGTGGACGTGGTCATTGAGTCCACGGGGGTGTTCACCGACGCCGACAAGGCCAAGGCCCACCTCGAGGCGGGGGCCAAGAAGGTGATCATCACCGCCCCGGCCAAGGGCGAGGACATCACCATCGTCATGGGGGTGAACCACGAGCAGTACGATCCCGCCAGGCACCACATCATTTCCAATGCCTCCTGTACCACCAACTCCCTGGCCCCCGTGATGAAGGTGCTGGAAGAGGCCTTCGGCGTGGAGAAGGCCCTCATGACCACCGTCCACTCCTACACCAACGACCAGCGGGTTCTGGACCTGCCCCACAAAGACCTGCGCCGGGCGCGGGCGGCGGCCATCAACATCATCCCCACCACCACCGGGGCTGCCAAGGCCACGGCCTTGGTGCTTCCTTCCTTGAAGGGCCGCTTTGACGGGAGCGCCCTCAGGGTGCCCACGGCCACGGGGAGCATCTCCGACATCACCGCGGTGCTCAGGCGGGAAGTGACCGCTGAGGAGGTGAACGCGGCCCTCAAGGCGGCGGCCGAGGGTCCCTTGAAGGGCATTTTGGCCTACACCGAGGACGAGATCGTCCTTCAGGATATCGTGATGGACCCCCACTCCTCCATCGTGGACGGCAAGCTTACCAAGGCCCTGGGCAACCTGGTCAAGGTCTTCGCCTGGTACGACAACGAGTGGGGCTATTCCAACCGGGTGGCGGATCTGGTGGAGCTGGTGCTCAAGAAGGGGGTCTAG
- a CDS encoding biotin transporter BioY yields the protein MWKTEVLPYTPLVKILWPNRTLARDLTLILAGSLLVALAARISIPLPFTPVPITGQTLAILLVGAALGSRLGFLALLAYLAEGATGLPVFAGGTGGLAKILGPTGGFLLAFPLAAGLVGLLVERFGLDRSFLGTLLAMLAGNALLYLVGLPWLAAWLMGAGKFAGTGALLAMGLFPFIPGDLVKAGVAALLLPSAWKLLGKR from the coding sequence ATGTGGAAAACCGAGGTTCTTCCCTATACCCCCTTGGTTAAGATCCTTTGGCCCAACCGTACCCTGGCCCGAGACCTAACCCTAATCCTGGCGGGTAGCCTCCTGGTGGCCCTGGCCGCCAGGATCAGCATCCCTTTGCCCTTCACCCCCGTGCCCATCACCGGCCAGACCCTGGCGATTCTTCTGGTGGGCGCCGCCCTGGGTAGCCGCCTGGGATTCCTGGCCCTGCTCGCCTATTTGGCGGAGGGCGCCACGGGGCTACCCGTCTTCGCGGGGGGCACAGGCGGCCTGGCCAAGATCCTGGGCCCCACCGGAGGGTTCTTGTTGGCCTTCCCCTTGGCAGCGGGGCTCGTGGGTCTTTTGGTGGAGCGGTTTGGCCTGGACCGCAGCTTCCTGGGAACCCTCTTGGCCATGCTGGCGGGCAACGCCCTCCTCTACCTGGTGGGGCTTCCCTGGCTTGCCGCCTGGCTCATGGGGGCAGGAAAGTTCGCCGGAACGGGCGCCCTTCTCGCCATGGGGCTTTTCCCCTTCATCCCCGGGGACCTGGTGAAGGCGGGGGTGGCTGCCCTCCTCTTGCCCTCCGCCTGGAAACTCCTGGGAAAGCGCTAG
- the smpB gene encoding SsrA-binding protein SmpB has translation MALVLENRRARHDYEILETYEAGLVLKGTEVKSLRAGKVDFTGSFAKFENGELYLENLYIAPYEKGSYTNVDPRRKRKLLLHRHELNRLRGKVEQKGLTLVPLRIYFNERGYAKVLLGLARGKKAYQRKEEDKKRAVRRALEEL, from the coding sequence ATGGCCCTCGTGCTGGAGAACCGCCGGGCACGGCACGACTACGAGATCCTGGAAACCTACGAGGCAGGGCTGGTCCTCAAGGGGACCGAGGTCAAGTCCCTGCGCGCCGGTAAGGTGGATTTTACCGGGAGCTTCGCCAAGTTTGAAAACGGTGAGCTTTACCTGGAAAACCTCTACATCGCCCCCTACGAAAAAGGATCCTATACCAACGTGGACCCCAGGAGAAAGCGCAAGCTCCTTCTTCACCGCCACGAGCTGAACCGGCTTAGGGGCAAGGTGGAGCAAAAGGGTCTCACTCTGGTACCCCTTAGGATTTACTTCAACGAACGGGGCTACGCCAAGGTGCTCCTGGGTTTGGCCCGAGGGAAAAAGGCCTATCAGAGAAAGGAAGAGGACAAGAAGCGGGCCGTGCGCCGCGCCCTGGAGGAGCTATGA